In the Budorcas taxicolor isolate Tak-1 chromosome 1, Takin1.1, whole genome shotgun sequence genome, GAGATGAAAGCACCAGATTCGGATCCTGCCCTCAGTTCACAGATCTACTGCTCCCCCTGCTAGATTCAGAATCAGGCTGATGAGCTAACAGGCCACCTCACACTGGCATCCTCACTGCCAGTGCCCAGTTTAAATTGCCCTTTAAGTTCTCCACAAGGacagagagggcttcccttgtggctcagtggtaaagaacctgcctgccgatgcaggagacgtgggtttgatccctgggtcaggaagagctcctggagaaggaaatggcaaaccactcaaaggagccgggcgggctacagaccatggggtcacaagagttggatgaCTTAAGTGACTAAACAGTAGACCAGAGAACCCCACAGGCCACCTGTCATCTGACACAACatgcctggattgggaacatcCAGGGATGGCGTGGTGTTCCCTCCTCTGCTGGCACTCGTGCCCCCATGAATGGTTTTCCAGGAGTGAAGAAATACGGCCATTCCTCCGGCTTAgggcttttctttttccaagctTCCACTATCCAGATGAAAAGGGAGTTAAATGCCCACATAGCCATGTGAAAGGAGCCATCAGTACTGAAGGCACCTTTACATGGGTTTACTCCTGCTTGACTCACTAGCCGATTCACTTGGCCCCCGTGATCCCAGACAGGCACAATGTGGCTTGTCAAGCAAGGGCAGCTGGTTGCTGTCCACTGCGAGTGAGAATTTTCTTAGGTTTTAGATACAGCAGGGCCTTGCCTGCCTCATTTCCTTCCCACGCCCAATTCTGCTTGGTGTGGGGAAACCTCACAGGCCCACTGAACAAGTCTGTGTAGGCAATCTAATGAGCTTGATTCTGCCTAAGCCCTAACTGCCCATTCCTTTCGCTGGAGCCCAGCTGGCGACAGAAGGCACACAGACGGCTGTTACCATTCTGTGCGTCTCAAGTTATTTTGGTTAAGTGTATCTGATCGGGACTAGGACTGTTCCTTCCCTAAGTTGAGAGCCACCCTCTTTCTAGGGTGGTTCAGAGAACAAACAGCTCTTGAGTTCCTAAACTCAAGGGggcacccccaacccccaggttTTCCTCTGCCTCCTGTGGGGCCAGGATCGAATGGCAGAGGGCATTGTTGCTATAGCAGCAGTCTACTCAGGCTGTGCCTCAATCAACCAAAGGTCAATTTCCCATTGGCTTCACCGAAACCTCTACCGAGCGTAGAGGTTCAGGGACAAGTCTATTAGTCCTCTACTCTCGATAGTTCAAAGTACAGACCACTAAAAATCTACAGATCACAACCTTCCCACAGAGGCACAAGGAGATACCACTTGGCTTGGTATTTTAGCTGCGTAGCCACGACTGTAGGACGTACTCTCCCACCTGTTCCACAATACCACCTCGTCGCTTTTGCAGACAAGCGTTGCAGCCCTTGAAGCAGACAACACCGAGCTTTGCTCTTAGGTATCTCTAAGGCTCCCTGTGGGACAGCTTCCCCACTTCAGGTGACTTTGACTGCTTTCAGTAAAATTGTAGACATGTGTAGCTATTCTGTTGTATTGCTCAAAGACAAGGGTACATGATACTGTTCTTGCTCTAAGGATGAGGACTGCCCTATAGGTGACAAGTGCAAGCATGTATCTGGGGCTCACAGGCCAGAGGATCAGGCCAAGAGCTTATTTCTGGGGAACAGTTTAACAAGCCTTCCCTGATCCGCCTATGTTCCTGTTCCATCTCAACAGACAGTTCTTTTCCCTGCACCGCCTCAGACCTCCCTAGATGAAGCAACACTTCAGTGTGTTAATGTGTCTACTGTATTTTCTGTTCCCCCAGCACCTCTCAATGTGAGATGGAATGGTTATGTTACAGGTAGAAAAGAGAAGATTTCTCAAATTAGAAGATTCTCCATGCCTCTGACCTTCCTGGTCAAATTGCTGTTTTTCAGGAATGAGCTTACCAAGTTTGGCACCGTTTCCTGGTGTACTTACTTCTCAATATTCCCAGTCTCTCCTGCTTAGAGGTAGGATGGGGTGAGAAAGTCACAAAACCTATCAAGTATCCTCCAGAGGGAAACTGTGGgggctgattttattttccaaaagcagTACCATCAAAACGGGAGCAAGAATTCAGCGGGAATGGAATGCAGTGACATTTTCCACATCATTATCCCATTGCATTTAGCTTAAAAGCATGCGTCCATCTAACAGTTCCCTCCTTATCTGAGATTTCTCTTTCTGCACTTTGTTACCTGTGGTCCAAAACAAATTTAGATGGAAAATTCTAGGGATAAACAACTCATAGGTTTAATACTGGGCACCATCCTGGGCAGCATGAGATGGAATCTCAACCTGCTCCATCTGGGCAAGACCAGATTCATCCCTTTCTCCAGCATACCCACATAGTATATGCTGTTTACCGGGTTTGATACTGTCTGCAGTTTCAGATATCCACTCAGGGTCTGGAATAGATACTCCTTGGATAAAGGGGTGACTACTGTAGATGCATTTTTCTGTCTGGGCTAAATGGTTTTAAGGACACaacttgtgaaagtgttagttgctcagtccttcaaactctttgcaactctccGGACTGCCGGCTGGGCTCTCTGTCtgtcgaattctccaggcaagaacactggagtgggtagccattcccttctccaggggatcttcttgaagccgggtctcctgcattgcaggtggattctttaccatctgagccacaaggtaagcctCATATAATTGAGCAAATAATGATGGCTCAATAAAAAAGCAGAATTCTGGAACTCAAAGAGGataagcagcagcagcctcctaaGCAGCAACTGTTAGCTCTCCAATTTCTCACACTGCTCCCAGGCCCCATGCACTGTCGCCTATGGTTCTTCCTCCTGGTGAAGCAGACACCAAACCAGGACTTAGTGGGAGAatatgacttccctggttggAAGCCCTTGGCTGCCACCCCAACTGTCACTTTCTGGCACTCTAGGCAAGTTAACCCCAACCCCAAACAATGTCTTTCTTCCATCTGTAGAGCAGTagcaccacccacccacccacacttGCAAGGCAGCACCTCTGACTAAATTTATGTCAGGAACCTACTTTATTGTCTGGCAGTTAGAGACAGACTTATGTTGGCATCCCAGTAATATAACCAATAAAAGAACCACAAGAATTCTATGTGCTAATAAAGTTCAAACTATGTTTCTTCTCAACAATTTAACAGTACTTTCTGATAAATTCTTGGTTTTGACCGACCTtatattgtttcttatttttaagtcaGTCAGTAAAGAACAAAAATTACATATAACAAAGGTTCTCCTCTAGCTTTAAAAGCATCTGAAATTaatcagaaagaataaacaaaatgagaacgCCAATTATGAAAGACAAACTATAGGTGTACGTTACGTGCCTGGATGTGGGAGCCTAACTGACCACAAAAGGACtcatagatatttttttttattgttaagcTGCAACATACATGGTTTAatacaacaaaaaaatttaatcaaGTGAAAAGTAATAAACTGAATAGACAAATAAACACTCAAAACAAAATCTTTTCCATTGGAAACATGTTAAGATGAATACGGGGTTTCATTACCATCTTACTGCAATTTTCTTATGTGTTACTAGCCTACATACCCCATGTTTTCTGTAATCATGCAGATGTGAATGGAAGcttgaatgattaaataaatgaaaagtccaTTTACTGCAGAGAATCATTTCACAAGGCAGCCAAACTGGGTCAGAGAacaaaattattcaagaaatCCTCCACGTGTTCAGGTTCATTTTAGAATCCATGAACCTTAAGCTGTTCCTCCTTGACAATGCCAACctgcaaaataaaatttagcaGCATCACTAACATATAAATTCATTCCTAAGAAGACAGAGCAGTCATTAAAAAGTATCACTGTTAACAGGTCATTGCAACACTATTATTTGTGGCATGAACTGTTAATAAAAATTCAACACACATTTGAATATCATGACATGCCGCAAAACATCCTCAGTGGACTCAGGAATGACCAGGTCATTCTAATGGCAAAATAAACCAGTACTCCTGTCTTCAAAATGAGTACAATTAATGTGCTTCATCCACATGATTTTTTACTACAGAGGATAAAGTTATAATCCATGTCACCCTTAAATACAATGTCAGAAGCAATCTCAAGTCTGTACAGAAAGCACCCAATCACTCACCTCCAAGAGAAACTGGCaaatgtttttcctttggtcaccTTGAAGCTGAATAACCTCTCCGTATTCCGGATGTTCAATCACAGTACCATTACAGGCAAATTTCTGAAGAAGTAGATTCAACATAACTGAATCAAATAACAATGATATTTTATTTCCACCCTAAGATTACCTAGATGTTAATTAAGAGTATGAACATAGTTTCCTTGGGTCAAATCATTTTCATCCACACTGACAGTCAAGTAAAGGTGTGGACCATAATCCTACTTCGAAGTGTGCTTCAATAACTACATTTTAATCTCTTCTTCCTAACACCTTTACCTTTTTGAAAGCTTTCACAAGTTTCTTTTTGTCATAATCATCCGCAATGCCCTGAACAGTAGTCAGCGTCTTCCGGCCGTTCCGTTGCTGGATTCTTATATGAATGTAATCCTCAGTCCCTGCCGGGAGTAAGTCGTCACCCTTAGTTGCATCAGCAAAGGGGTCTGCAAAGGGAATACAAAAAAATCCAAAGCAGGAAAATATCTTTTAGTTAGTAATTTCCAGATATATGGTTCGCTACAATCTAGACACTCAGCAAAGAAGGTTCTAgtgcctctgctttttttctgCAGGTGGGGATGCGGggcgcgggggggtggggggcagtcatAAGCGTAGGTCATTGATGAAACCGCTAAGGTACTCTcacaaaatgagatttttaaacagGTATGCCCACCAATACCGTAAGAGAAAAACGCTTACAGGTGGATAATGTTATCGTTGAACATAATCCTGAGATTTTAAGACCTTAATTTTATAGCCACTATAAAAAATGTGCGTCATCCTCGATTACATTCTGATGACAACAGAAAGATTCACAGATATCTCCTAATCATTTAACAGTAACTCTGCCTGGGAAAAAGATGCACATATCTCAATCAAGAGCGCTACACGTAGAGAACTGGACCACTACCCTGTAACAGATCAGAGGCCTGATCGGCCGCGTCTTCTACTAAATGCCCCCGAGAGCCGCTCACACAACAGCCCCGACCGCTTAATGGACGCCGACACCCGGGCCCGGGCCGGCGTCCCCCTGGCCAGCAGCAGGGCAGGTCTGGGGGCGGCACAGGGTCGCAGAGGTGGCAGGAGGCAGAAGCGAGGCGCAGGCCGGTCCGGGAGCGGGCGGCACAGGGTCCGCGGCCGGGGCTCCGGGGGCCGTCTTCAGGGAGGGGGTCGCCCGGGGCCCAGTCGCCATCTTCTGGGCGCCGAGACAAAGCCCCACTCGGGGTGCGGGGAGGGCGACCGGGGGCCCTGCGAGGCGGGGAGCGGGGGAGCGGCCCCGCCGGGGGCGGGCAGCGGCGGCTGGACAGCCGAGAGGCGCGCGGAGGACGCGGCGGGCGGGAGGAGGCGGCGGGGCGACCCGCTCTTACCGAAAGATTGGAGGTTCTGGATAGTGGACATGCGATACTAGTGTGAGGCCGGTGTGGGGATAAAATTCCTGCGGGGCCCGCCCGGATCACCGTGTCAGGAGGCTGTAGTGGCGAAAAAACGGAAATAAATACGGAGACGCTTGGCCCCGGGGCTGGGATGCGGCttgagcggcggcggcggcggcggaagccgggaggaggcaggaagaggcGAAGGAGGAGGCGGAGGAAGAGGCGGCGGCAACGGATGCGAAGACGCGAAAGAAGAGGCGGCGCTGCAGCTTCTCCCACAAAATGGCCGACGGAGACTATTTAGCCGCGCCCGCCGCCCCTCCCACGTGACCCGCCCGCGCCGAGCACTCTGGGACTTGTAGTTTTCTCGAGGCAAGACAGTCCGGAAAGCCTGGAAGGGGTGGGCTTCCGGGACCTCAATTCCCAGCAGGGTGTGCGCCCCCCAGCACTGGGTGGCTTGGGCAGGGAAGGGTTTAGCGAGCTGCCGATCTGTCTGGCTAGAACCCTCGTTGTCTAGGGCTGTCCTCTCCGCTCTCTCGCACACTTTCCCTTGACTCGTCTTTTCTAGCCGTAGAGTGGCAGCCCGGAGGGGTCGGTGCTGGCggggccaggggaggggaggcggaTAATCTCCCATCAGTCACCCTCGAGGCCCTGGGTAATCTAAGTAAAATTGGGGTACAGGAGCAGAACAAGGCCCAAAGTCCCGGCTTTCGCTCCTCATCAcctcccttccccatctcctgccccGTCCGGTTGTAGGAACCCTGTTAGTTCCTACCAAGGGTCGAGGTGGGGGCCTCCTACCCAGGATTGTGCTGTCCTCCGAGTGTCTACCACGGTGGTTCTCAAACTCTAGCGTACATCTCCCCCAGGGCTTAAAATACAGACTGATAGACACCCCGCAGCTTCAGTTTTCGGACGTCTGGGGAGTGACCCGAGAATTTGCGTATCTAACAAGCTGCCAGGATACGCTAATTCTACTGATCTGGAACCGCGCTTCGAAACCATTGCCCAGCTTCATTGAAGGCCTGGCATCCAGTGGGAGTCACATATATTCCCCAAGTCGACCGAATGCACCAGAAAATCAACCTGTCAGCTTAACACAGAACCTTGAACACGAAGGTTAAttgacagagtcagacaccagaaCAGTAATATCTTCCTATCAAgctataaacagaaaacaaacctgaGACTATGGGAATGGGCTCACCCAGTCAGGTGCTCGATTGTAAAACTTGGTTGGCCTTCTGGAAGCAAAGAGATAGACTGAAAGTCAGGGATTCTTAACTTTGTTTTGTGCCGTGGCAGTCTTGTGAAACCTATGGACCCATTCTCAGAATAATCCTTTTAAGTGcgtgaaataaaaaatgttggaTTACAAAGGAAACAATGTATTGAAATTAAAACCAATACATTGATAACATAGTATTGCTTCTTTACTAATGCCTTAATTGAGAAGATCTAGCAGCAGATCTCACAAAGGCTGGAATTTCGAAAAGGTGACAAATATTTTGAGATGTCTGTAAGCATCAGAAATGTAATATGAAAATAGTGACTTCTGCTAGTGCAAAGTTACAGATCCTTCAGATACTACTTTGATGTTGCCAGCATTCATAATGAAACAAAGGCTAACTTTTGTTTAGAGATTAGTGAAAATGTAGGTGGAGTCTTATTTTCCCTCCAATTTTAGGAATCTACTCTCCACAGTTTTAGCTGTGGATGGACAATCTGCAGGCCCCAGTTTTGGAACATGGATTTAATAATCTTTTGTGGTTAACTATGATAATAGTAAGTGGATAGTTTACTATCATAAAAAATAGTAGTAAGTGGATAATTTATTGAGTACATACTGTTTGCCTGTTGTGAGGTTTATACACAGTATATTAATCTTCATAGCCATTCTATaaaatagttgctgctgctgctgctaagttgcttcagtcgtgctggactctgtgcgaccccatagacggcagcccaccaggctcccccatccctgggattctccccgcaagaacactgaagtgggttgccatttccttctccagtgcatgaaagtgaaaagtgaaagtgaagtcgctcagtcatgtccgactcttagcgaccccatggactgcagcctaccagacacctctgtccatgggattttccaggcaagagtactggagtggggtgccattgccttctccataatataGTTATTCCTCTGGTTATACTCATGTAGAAATGGAGGCTTTCATGGGTTAAATTATTTGCCTGAAGAATCAAATTGGCCACTCTCAGAAATCTGAACTACATTTTGGGGCTTTTAGTCCTGACTTAAATGAATGACACTTTTATTATCCAAACTAAAGTGTAAAGTGTTAAAACTGGTTCAAAAACAAGGAGAAgcaaacattttttgttgttcatttgttgATTATTCCTACAGTGGCTTTCTAGTTTTGAACCTTTATCAGTGtgctttaaagtaatttttaatacttatttggatgaaatttaagaataaacaaaatgcatAACCATTTCTGTTACTAGACATCTCAAactgttttatattatgtttttTCTTAGAAGGAGCCAAAAGTGGTtcagtcaaggaaaaaaaaaacaaacatagagAAGTTAAAAAAGATCCAGAAATCTTGGGGTATTCATGGTCATTACCTGTGTCAGGACAGCACATACTTTCTTGGACCTACTGTTTACATCAGAGATCCCCAGGAGGTCAGAAATCAAAGCCAACTATGAAAACAGGTCAAATACAATTGTGATGATAGTCTGGAAAACTCTTCTGACTCTAGTCATCATTCTGACTTTGATTTTAGACCTGACCCGTCCAATACAGGAACCCctaaccacatgtggctattgaacCCTTGCAGTGTAGCTACTGCAAATTGTGATGTGCTCTCACTCTAAAGTACACATTTGGAAGACTTAAATTGTCTCagtttcacctgtttctttttagaaTGTGGCTATTAGAAAATGTAATACTATATGTGGCTCACATActatttctattggacagcactggTTTAGAGTGAAAGGATTTGACCTATATGTAAAGTTATAAAAGGGACAAATTAAAGCActtaaaatctattatttttattaatatctctAAACAACATCAGCCTAGTTTAAGGTGATTAGTTTCTGCCTTATTTCCAAAGGGAGTTTAGATCAATTGCAGAAAACAGTAGTAGTGACTAAAGGAAtcagggaagattttttttaaaaaatgttagacTAGTTGAGAATTAAAAGCCCCCAAAGCTAGAGAGAAACCTCAGATCTGGCTTTTAACTTCCTAATGgttaagacaaagagaaaatcagcTAGAAAATCCGTACGCCTACAGGATGAACCCATACCAGCTGTGCAGGAGGAATGACTTTGCCTGGCTCTGAGCCACAGGCGGTGCTTTTCGTGGACTCTCATAAAGGGGACACTGTGAGGTGGTGGACAGGGTGCCCAGTAGTCTGCCTACCATGAAGACAATGGTGGGTTTTATGCAGCCGCTTCTCATGTCAGCCAGTCATGAAGAGATGCTAACAGGTGAGGACCTCGGGTCCTTGTCCATCCAGAGGTCACTGATTGCAGCGGCCTTGTGATGATACGGCCCTCAGGTTTTCTGCTTCCGTGAGTGTAGCTCACCATCTGTCTCAGCTGCTGTGCTCTGAATTCAGCATCGCTGAGGTCACCCCTCCCACCAGCTGTTCGTGGCGACTCAACAAGAATCCTAATCCAGGCCGGTTCTTGAGAGATATGGGACTCCTTATGTAGGAGGACCTAGACCTAGTGTCTAGGTCAGAAAAAGTCACTTTACAACCTCAGCTTATTATCGTGAACACTCGATTATTATATTAGCAATGTGTGATACAAAGGAAATGCTTGAAAACATTATCAGTTAagacatttaattcttttttttgtcACTGAAGATAGTAGGTTTGTGTTAGAGCAGAACTCACTATTATGAGTATTTGCATAGGCCAGAAATAAAATCACATCTCCAGAAACCTACTTAACCTGCCATGGGAACTTGAATGATAGATCATTGAAATTAATAGTAATAATCAAGGGCTATGCTATcattaaagagaagggaatagtaATTCACTCAAAATGGCTAGCTTGTTATCTTCACTATTAAAAGATCCCTAATAATGTCAGAAAATACATGTTTTGGGGAAGAATAAATTCAGCACTGAACAATACGTGTATGTTATTAACAGATTAGACATGAAAAATCAGTTAATGGAGGAAATGCTGAAACACTAGCTTCACTGGATTATTAAAGATTACGAAACATCTTTAAAATTCTGATATTATGGGCCTGAAATCCTAtattttggcaaaataatatgcaagaagaaaacaaaggcattttgcaaaatgtttaaaaactcaGAGAGTTTACTCCCCTTGGACAGTATTGATGACACACTCCAGAAAACTTAAAActcaaagaagagaaagatataaataaaagagCTCAGGTACATAGAGAAATCAGTAAAGATTATGGTTATGTCTAAATCACATTGGTATGTAATGAGGGTGAAATATTTTATGGGTGACTTTTAGAAGAATAGAAATTTCATGCTTTTTTTCAATCCAACAAAAGgtaagaaaatgtagaaaagagcAGCAAGAAATCATATAGTAAATTTAAAACACTAAATCATAATAAAGatgttaaaagtaaataattaccAGCAATCACAAGCATGAATGTTATATTTTTCTGTTAACTAAAAATGGCTGCAAAACTTTACCTAGTTGCTATTTATGATACATTTAAGGTCGAATGCCAGAGACCGAAAAAGTTATTGCAAGCAACTGCTAGTTGAAAAGCAGCATATAACAGTATTACTGTTGGGA is a window encoding:
- the EIF1B gene encoding eukaryotic translation initiation factor 1b, with protein sequence MSTIQNLQSFDPFADATKGDDLLPAGTEDYIHIRIQQRNGRKTLTTVQGIADDYDKKKLVKAFKKKFACNGTVIEHPEYGEVIQLQGDQRKNICQFLLEVGIVKEEQLKVHGF